The genomic window tctcagaaaaaacttcaatcaattctgcaatcatccccactaatcccggagtgggccgattttgctttatattttttttttttatttaattgaaaaaaaattttcaaaaataaatttttttttatcaattttatttatataataaaaaaatgtaagaaaatgatttttaagaaaataaattcataatttgttacattatttttagaaaaattttttcatccaactcaaaaaaagttatgaattttcaaaaaaacaccgtttttgttttcaaaatgctataactttttcaaaaatttaccgtttgggatcttttttttttttaatttgtttttaaatgtacttttcggaaaaaatacatttttaaagttttttttttttaatttttcagtttttcgaaatttttcgaatttcgccatttttatttattttttctcataaaaaacttcaatcaattctgcaatcatccccactaatcccggagtaggccaatttttttaaaatattttttttatttaattgaaaaaaaattttcaaaaataaatttattttatcaattttatttatataacaaaaaaatgtaagaaaatgatttttaagtattcttttcttataTATAACCCTAACATCAATTTGCTTTTCTTTGCTTTTGCCATACGGTAATTTTCTCGTGCTGATTTACGCTTCTCGGCTTTCCTCTCCTCATATTTTTCTGCacggtttttaaaaatttttgatttgtttttcttATAGAATTTCACATCGAAATGTAatattttcactttgtttttctCAACAAACCCTTTCTTAACATTGCGACGTTGAATACGTTTTCTCTCCGTCAACTCAACTTCTgttaaatttaacttctttctataaattaaaaaaaaaaaaaacaagtaaggaaggctaagttcgggtgtaaccgaacataacatactcagttgagagctatggagacaaaataaggaaaatcaatctggggtaaccctggaatgtggttgtataacatgtgtatcaaatgaaaggtattaaagagtattttaagagagaataggccatagttctatggatgaacgccatttagggatatcgccataaaggtagaccagggctgactctagaatttgtttgtacgatatgggtatcaaatgaaaggtgttactgagcattttaagagggagtgggccttaggtctatcggtggacgccttttcgagatgtccccattaaggtggaccaggggtgattctataatgtgtttgtacgatatgggtatcaaatgaaagctgttaatgagtattttgaaaaggagtgatccttagttccataggtggacgccgtttcgagatatcgccataaaggtggaccaggggtgtctctagaatgtgtttgtacgatatgggaatcaaatgaaaggtgttactgagcattttaagagggagtgggcattaggtctataggtggacgccttttcgagatatcgccattagggtgggccaggggtgactctagaatgtttgtacggtatgggtatcaaacgaaaggtgttactgagcattttaagagggagtgggcatgaggtctataggtggacgccttttcgagatatcgtcattagggtgggccaggggtgactctagaatgtgtttgtacgatatgggtatcaaatgaaaggtggtaaggagtattttaaaagggagtaatccttagttctataggtggacgccttttcgagatatcgtcattagggtgggccaggggtgactctagaatgtgtttgtacgatatgggtatcaaatgaaaggtggtaaggagtattttaaaagggagtaatccttagttctataggtggacgccttttcgagatatcgccataaaggtggaccaagggtgactctagaatgtttgtacgatatgggtatcaaacgaaaggtgttactgagcattttaagagggagtgggcattaggtctataggtggacgccttttcgagatatcgccattagggtgggccagggtgactctagaatgtgtttgtacgatatgggtatcaaatgaaaggtggtaatgagtattttaaaagggagtaatccttagttctataggcggacgccttttcgagatatcgccataaagctggaccaagggtgactctagaatgtttgtacggtatgggtatcaaacgaaaggtgttactgagcattttaagagggagtgggcattaggtctataggtggacgccttttcgagatatcgccattagggtgggccaggtgtgactctagaatgtttgtacgatatgggtatcaaacgaaaggtgttactgagcattttaagagcgagtgggcattaggtctataggtggacgccttttcgagatatcgtcattagggtgggacaggggtgactctagaatgtttgtatgatatgggtatcaaacgaaaggtgttactgagcattttaagagggagtgtacattaggtctataggtggacgccttttcgagatatcgccattagggtgggtcaggggtgactctagaatgtttgtacgatatgggtatcaaacgaaaggtgttactgagcattttaagagggagtggacattaggtctataggtggacgccttttcgagttatcgccattagggtgggccagggtgactctagaatgtgtttgtacgatatgggtatcaaatgaaaggtggtaatgagtattttaaaagggagtaatccttagttctataggtggacgccttttcgaaatatcgccattagggtgggccaggtgtgactctagaatgtttgtacgatatgggtatcaaacgaaagctgttactgagcattttaagagggagtgggcattaggtctataggtggacgccttttcgagatattgccattagggtgggccaggggtgactctagaaagtttgtacgatatgggtatcaaacgaaaggtgttactgagcattttaagagggagtggacactaggtctataggtggacgccttttcgagatatcgccattagggtgggccaggggttactctagaatgtttgtacgatatgggtatcaaacgaaaggtgttactgagcattttaagagagagggggcattagttctataggtggacgccttttcgagatatcgccattagggtgggacaggggtgactctggtatgtttttgtacgatatggatatcaaattaaaggtattaatgagggttttaaaagcgagtggcccttagatgtatatgtgaaggcgttctcgtgatatccaccaaaatgtggaccaggtgatccagaaaatcatctgtcgggtactgctaatttatttatatatgcaataccactaacagtattcctgccaagattccaagggctgttgatttcgccttgtagaactttttcattttcttctacttaatatggtaggtgtcacacccattttacaaagatttttccaaagttatattttgcgtcaacaaaccaatccagttaccatgtttcatcccttttttcgtatttggtatagaattatggcatttttttcatttttcgtaattttcgatatcgataaagtgggcgtggttatggtcagatttcgcccattttttataccaagaaaaagtgagctcaggtaagtacgtgggctaagtttagtaaagatatatcggattttgctcaagttattgtgttaatggccgagcggaaggacagacggtggactgtgtataaaaactgggcgtggcttccaccgatttcgcccattttcacagagaacagttaccgtcatagaatctatgctcctaccaaatttgagaaggattggtaaatttttgttcgacttatggcaataaaagtattctagacaaactaaatgaaaatgggcggagccacgcccattttgaaattttcttttatttttgtattttgttgcatcatatcattactggagttgaattttgacttaatttacttatatacagtaaagatattaaattttttgttaaaatttgaatttaaaaaaatttttttttaaaaagtgggcgtgttcttaatccaattttgctaatttttatttagcacatatagagtaatagtagtaacgttcctgccaaatttcatcatgatatcttcaacgactgccaaattacagcttgcaaaacttttaaattaccttcttgtaaaagtgggcggggccacgcccattgtccaaaatcttactaattttctattctgcgtcataacgtcaacccatctaccaagtttcgtcgctttatctgtcttttgtaatgagttatcgcactttttcggtttttcgaaattttcgatatcgaaaaagtgggcgtggttatagtccgatatcgttcattttaaatagcgatctgagatgagtgctcaggaacctacgtaccaaatttcatcaagatacctcaaaatttactcaagttatcgtgttaacggacggacggacggacggacggacggacggacggacggacggacggacggacggacggacatggctcaatcaaattttttttcgatcctgattattttgatatatggaagtctatatctatctcgattcctttatatatgtacaaccaaccgttatccaatcaaacttaatatactctgtgagctctgctcaactgagtataaaaacagtacaTACTACAGAAAGATCATAACACTGAAATAAAATATTCCCGGAagaataaaacttttttatataataGGACGAAAATGTattgttttcttttaaaattttatgaaagttGAAATTTACAAGCTTATAACCAATGATCCATTTCGATTATTTTACGTTTTATTTCAAACgttttgtaaatgaaaaaaaaactttttgtaaatttaatGTCCATTCCTGTAAACTTTTTTAAAACTTACTTACCGTTTACTTAATTGCTTGTTGGGCATTTTCGAGACTCATAATTTAGAACACAAACATTTTCAACCAGTCTCATAACATCAAGAAGAACTAGTACCTTCATTCCAATGTTTTGTTTCAATGATAACCGTCTTCTTTTGGAATCAAGTTTCGGTTGATTTTTGCCTGTTGCCCGTTTTAGACTCTTTTGGAACCTCACCATTTTTACGTAATTTTGAGACTAATTCTAGTGTAAAAGTTTGCCTTTTTATCTCTCTATTTTCACTCAAGTTTTTGTGAAATTATGCTAATACATTCGTACATAGGATataatatacaaaaattaaatacttCTGCtcgctacatacatatatagtcatAAACAAAATATGCGTACAAATTAAAAATATCCGCCGATTGTAAAGGTCTAAATATACTGTAGATGTGCATAGACGTAAGTATGTAAAATTagggattttttttatttttgtaatgccTAATAAGTATTGAAAACTACTTGAAATAATGCAGATGCGATATCGACACAAGCGTTAcataattaaaatcaattttttaagttataataGCTGTGAAATAGTAAGTCGTGCTGATGTCGTGAACTTAGGCGCACCTGCGTTAGACTCATAACACAGGCTGGCAAATTTTAAAACTAGAAATGAGCCCATAATTTTTTAAAAGCCTTCGGGGTGTTGCACCACATTTTTGTACTTGAAAGTGCAAAAAATACGGTTTTCCGCTATATTCGCAACACTTTTTCGTCACGAAAACTTctttcaataacaaaaaaaaaaaaacttataaatctaGAAAGAGCAACTATTTTCGGTGaaaatgtgtttttatttttggGAAGGCACCCTTTGCGATTTGAGACTCCCTAAAACTGTTTTGGGTTTGCGATATTTTCTCCAtacacattttatttaaaaaaaatttgaaatcttCTTACTTACACGATAGTCACTTTATAACTGCATGTGGCGAGTTCAGCAAACGCTGAGTCCTCGAAATAAAAAAGGATGAAACCAAAGACTTTAAATATAAGATGGTGCATTGTAGAGTtttaaaactttgtggaaattgtaggacggctgtaagaggaattcaccataccttttgctatgctgtccgcctcaacatagctgatttttttaggctgtataactctgtaatttattttgcctttggaaaaattacctatttgaaaataagatggctgaaaaatattaacataacagcttaagttaaaccaacaattgaaaatctcagccaagcgagATGTAATTTGTCTATTCGTTTCTTATTTGCacgatatagggtgtgttcgagcggcagcagtgttactttttatgacagcatAACGTTCTTTagcaaaatttgagcagatgtggcaatttcgcgcgttcgttgaactaaatgttgacaatctattgattcccttcaaaaaacgcgagtactccataaatagtgtaaggaatactcctttaggagtataggagtgttccaaaactaatctgtattcatacaaaaaatgtgctccaattaacattgcgatgtcctaggagaggagtaggtgattccactctcgctttgtttgtgagtattccatagagtacatacgtgagagtactttccaaagtactttcactgtagtactccatggagcacacacagaggatcatatgccaaagtactaaagaggaattgtgtcggaaagagttatcggagtgaatttaattcaacgacaacaattggattccatgacagccctgaatatctcggaaataagaaacaaaatgaaatgtCTGATTCGTCATATAGAATCAGCGAACAAAAGACCTTTCGAAAAGTATTAGCTCATTTCTGtgcctgaattttttttttttaattttgtcggCCTATGTAATTTATCATTATTTACGTAACTAAATTAGCAATCCGTTGAAGAGACCCAATTGCGATTGGGTATATGAAAAATCAATGCAGAAATTTTTTTACTGAATATTAATAATGTAAGAattttatactaaaaaataaaatatacataaatatacacataaagtattagatagataattaattgaggatcgcactgcgaccattggtctattgtgccccaCATAAAGTATTACCCGATCGAagcaaaattactttaaatataatcataaaaaaaatatatgtttaacgtcgtgaaatatcaaacaaaataaaatatccggtcgaaaatataatataaatagtaTATACCTGATCTTTAAACACAAAAACTAACAATATTAAACATATCTTAAAACTGaaccaaaaatacacaaaaatatgtTTTCGATAAAACCGGCCTTGAAATCGTTAAAGTACACTTGATCGTGCCGTTGTTAGGTTGAGAAATGTCGGAATTACGACCCAAATGTGGGATTTCATAGtgttaatatatattttaaggaaatattaatatttaaagatatttaatttcgcATTAACTCAATTTCGAGAAAAAAGTCACTTCTGCGGTTATGACgcgaagtcaaataaatatgtaataaactatcaaaataattattttaacgCTAGTCTGCCAGAGCTATTAGATTTTctttgcaaattaaataaaaatatatcacataACACATAAAGGCCCTTATCAACAGATTTTTCCGATCTGAGCTTTCACACATAGTTATTGTTATGATATGTGTATTACTTTGAAGGGTTAAGAATTTaaggctagtaaataaatgctgcacaaccACAACAGCAATGTAAGCAGAAGAGGCAACGAATTGCTACGCACACATGAACACAGCAGCTAAAAGCGTTGTGACATTACTCCCATAGAAGGCAAcagcgaatatgagatgcagcAGATGAGAGAAGTAAATAAACAACTTATTTCGAAGGATGTTCGAGAAAAGTGTAGACCCTGGCAGAAATAGGCTAACGAGGCAACTGAGtgataatgaatcagtttgatctTAACACGCAATACGTGAAGTTCGCGAATACATAAAATTTTGAAGATTTAAAAAGCCATATCATATCTACATGTATTGGCATTTGTGAGTAAAGCTAAGGATATGTCGCTCGTTGTATTTTAAAGAGGTGTAattcaaaatttcaattttttggcAAATAAAGTTTTCTTTTTCCATacagtttcattaaaaaaaaaaaattcagagaccACTGGACCGGTCATCTTTGCCCCTAGGAGTATTCAATGTGGTGAACATAATCTTACCAGTTGGTTGTTGTAGGGTAtcttaaaatttcgaaaaattaaaattttggaatacctcagtttacaataaaacgggCGATTTTACGTTCCGCGCCAAACCTGATACCATATAATTTTGAAAGTTAGAGGATTTTTATAGTCTTTGTAGCTcaacagttttcgagatatcgttttttttttgtacaaaagtgAGTTTTCTCAATCAAATTTGTATAAACGTGTTTCCTATCAAATAAAGttacatagaaattgaaccattgaATGCCGTTTTCAACATCTACAGTCAACCATAACTGTCACATATTTTGACAGAATTGGTTCCGTGATCtggccatggttcaattatacaggttgactcatctcatcagctgattttatttatgtcattgcatgtcgaagggattgtcaaaaggagatggcaaactcaaaatgaaaccaacacattggcaacattttacttgcacatacaaaaactgctaagttttatgttttcattccattccattcgcaccaacaccaatacacagattttgacaatttgaacagacatattttgttgctttacagatgagccaaccatgtatagttgaaccatggatctGGCAAATAAAGTGTAAGCTAGCGTTAGTGACTTATCTCGAAGCTTCTAAAACGAATATGCAATGTATGTATGTCAGCTGCTAGTGTACTAAATAATAAAGATACTGTTTTTCCAAAATCGATAATCGGAAACGTcagaactaaataaaataaaatgcactATAAtctaaaaatatatgaaaaaatcgaAGTGTTTACATCACATTGAAATCAATTGCTCAATTAATTgcttgtaataaaataataaacgcTATATTGCATGTTAAAAGTGTTATTTACTTagataaattttgttgaaataaacaaaaatatttacatgaaatatttagtatttatatATATCTACGGATGATAAATTATTCGAAGGAAATGCTTTTTTGGCTTCTTGCTTTTAATAAACATAAACATatcattaagaaaaaaaattttaaatcaaaaaggaaATAATGtttatggaaaaattttgtaagcaaaaacttgaaaacaaaataaacacaaacatttaaaaatttaaactaaacaaaaaaatgtgtttaatgcGCAATGTGCAAATTGCTTTTAGTAtcgttttacaaaaaatattgaaatggGTTTAGGGTTTATGAGCTATTTTTTACTTAGTGCTCTATATGGTTTTACGAAGCTTAATTGTTCTTGAAAAAATATACGAAATTGCAATAGAATAAAatgtacttttaaataaaaaataaataatttacagcagaaaaaaaaataaaataaaaggatacCAATTCTTACTTGCAGCTCTTTTAATTTAAAGTCGAGGATGTTTTTAATCTTTGAATTTCAGCAGATGTGGGTAGATTGGCGATCATCGGCCTCTAAacattctgcttactccaaaccagaaaaagaagcggtagagatgggtttgatggtgaatgaggacaaaacgaagtacctgctgtcatcgagcaaagagtcggcgCATATGCGCCCTGGCAacgacgctactgttggcagccataatttcgaaatagtaaaagacttcgtttatttgggaaccagcatcaacacttacaacaacatcagctctgaaatccagcgaagaatcactcttgccaataaatgctactttggactagataggcaattgaaaagtagaaTCCTcactcggcaaacgaaaatcatactctaaaagtcacttatcgtatccgtcctgctatatggtgcagaagcattgaccatgacaacatcagatgaaacggctctgggagtgttctagagaaaagttcttcgaaaggtttATGGAGCTCTAtgcgttggtgatggcgagtaccgaagatgatttaacgatgagctgtacgagctatacgcagacatcaatgtagtccagcgaattaaaatgcagcggctgcgctggctaggccatattatgcgaatgaaagatgacgctccggccaagaaagtatttctatcagAACCCGCCCTCTacggcctccactccgttggaaggaccaggtggaaaacgatttaaactcccttggtgtgactaattggtgccggttggcagagagaaggagtgaCTGGTGCGCcctgttgaacggccataaccgtttaaacggttaagtgccaattaagtaagtaagggtAGATTGGCTTCTTATCGAGTTACTTAAAACATGTTCCGTTCCGTTTCTCATCGAAACATGAAATTAAGCTTAAATGTGGCTTACAAAATTTTAACGGATTCCAACAGTTACAGTCGCGCTCGCTTTCGTCGATGCCGATGGATTAATCAGTCGGATTCTATTATGTCATCAACCAAAGTGGCAAGGTTGAACTCTATTCAACTTTAAGtggagtttaaactcgctcttaaaaaccgggccttagtagAGCAAATGACTCgatttaacaaaaaaactattcctttcatttcaaaatgtatgAATTTTGAGACATTTTGATACTCATGGATTGGGGGACGATTTCTTTGCTTGGTTGTAAAGAAATGGCGGCCCAGAATCgctaaaaattactaaaaaataaAACCTGCAACTCCATACATTTTcaatattatattttgaaatttcaacGCTTTCATTCAATTGGGTATATTCGTTTTACTGTAAAATTTGTTGAATGTGCCCAGCAGGAAATGAAGGTAAGCTAAACTAACGATTACTATTATCagtttattttctttgaaaaaagcTTACTTATTGTGTATGGTGCTGGTCGGAAAATAGGCGAAGGTTATTATATCTGCATTACTTACCAACTGTGACCTAAACATTTTTCggtttgattttttcaattttcaattcTGGTTTTGTGAaacgtaaatttaaaaaaaatccgtacatttgaaaaaaaaatgtattaatttttcctaaaggagcttttcggccgataaataaaaagacaaacacTTTTgctttttcttattctcctatgcgtttcgatgttttttataacatcttcatcgaaacacgtaggagaataagaaaaaacaaaagtttttgtctttttatttatcggccgaaaagctccttttggaaaaatgtaataaaaactatactctggcactctggcccaaaatcactaataatgaaaaaaaagttgtttataattttttttttttcatatcaccgTTTCTCAGAGCAAGAATTGCCCCCCTGGTCGGCaatttaggcccacttgcagaactgtaagttatttttttaactcaaaagctaattttataatttgtcaaaaatgttttTAGTTTAACCCCGCATGAAAAGCTAACTCTGAGTTAGAAGGATAACTTGCCGCCTGCCGCTCTCTGAGCAGGCCTTATAATCTAATATTTTTGAACTTCATAGAATTCATTATCCTAACACACTTACACTTCCAAAAAAATTACATGCATTCCACCTGCTGATAGCGTAAACAAGCACCAATATTATCTTCAGGACTACCCTTCAACGCCCCATTGCCGAAATGCACACCAACATAAAAAGGCGTTACGGTGGACTCAATACGACATGGCCACACACCGCTAGCACAGAATTGTGAACCGCAGTGTACTGGCTCACAGCCTGGCAAGGTCGGTGAGCCCAGTGGCCCCATACCAATGAAGTCCTCAACAATACATGGCATGGTAATGCGATCTGTACATCGCGAATACAACTGTCGTCCCTTCTCTGACATCGCGCCATTATCTTTACTACTCTGACTTATTTTAAGAAGTTGACGCTCGGATCGTCGTTCACCAGTAAAATCGAAAGCGCTACGCAAACAGCCGAACAAATCAAAACCGCCTCGTACTGGACCTGGCCGCCGATTTGGACCGTCTGCAACCCAATCTTCATCTCCACCACCAGAGCCTTCATCCGCAATTTCGTCGCTTAGAGTTGAAGAGCTTGGCGTGCTCGGTGTCGTACTGCTACGAATGCTTAGTGTTGTAGCGCTGCTACTGCCCGCTGGCGCTTCAGATGATGCAGCGGATGTTGCAGAGGTCACTGGTGCGGCAGCtaaataatgaaaaatattttatttttagcttCGAATATCCCTTGAGTGCAAAACTTACACGACATTTCTGTGCTAGCTGCTGGTGCCGACGTGGTACTCGCTGCAGCAGTGGACATGGTAGCTGCAGTGTTTTCTGTTGTTGCTGCTATCGTGCTACTATCCATTGTTTCGGCAGCGGTGGAGGTGGTGGCGTCAGTGACTGCGCTGCTCGACatcattgctgttgttgttgaatccATCATTTGCAACATATCGGAATCATTGGCAAGTGGTGAAGATTGTGTTATGGCGTCCATTGCTGGGCTGTCACCAATGCCAGCTCCGTCACCGCCGGCCCCGGCGCCCATCGTGCCACCCATTGCTGCAGCCAACATGGGATTCATCATTATAGGCGCTCCCATATTTAGCTCTCCTTGTTCTCCACCCTTGCTTGGTCCAATACGAAATGATTGCTCATCGCACGGTTGATACATAATCGAACACATATTTTGCTCTTGGCGCATACAGATTCGATAGTTTTGATTTGCCAAGTGCCGTCCATTCTCTGCAAAATTGAAAGTCTGGCATGGAGAAAAGAAATGCTTGAGTTCATAATTAGCTTTAAATGGGACAAATGTACGCACCTGTATGATTCCCTCAGTTCCTGTGTGATATTGTAAGCAGCCGACTGGCGCGCGCTGGCTAAACGGTATTTGTGCTATACGTATCTCCCAGAGCCGTATGGGTTGAAAACGCTGTGTGAAATTCATGTTGATCTCAATTACGGGCATTGCGCTGCTG from Eurosta solidaginis isolate ZX-2024a chromosome 3, ASM4086904v1, whole genome shotgun sequence includes these protein-coding regions:
- the LOC137245855 gene encoding uncharacterized protein, yielding MLRDLNVTINGALSLENAWPPNLQHFDIWNTVETPIDGAAHTREDEPEVLLLQINEGFQYVGKNIDVATLNITYDGDVKDDIDGVVGIKQNRTNLSRKPNDKPNHDAVRSTLEKHLENNTFADIPNERHNRVIHLFPVPVDGECLSDDGRRTGSCFNIYECRAKGGLAKGDCAMGFGVCCIFIADCNTTISNNITYLVSPQFPSFMPSNYSAPCKFKIELMGSEVSQLRIDFYHFSMGQPNRRTGVCDSDVFAVSGGPSGTLPLCGQNSGQHIYYEVGGTAAPRQTLYGNLRPLTFNQLFPNFSSSAMPVIEINMNFTQRFQPIRLWEIRIAQIPFSQRAPVGCLQYHTGTEGIIQTFNFAENGRHLANQNYRICMRQEQNMCSIMYQPCDEQSFRIGPSKGGEQGELNMGAPIMMNPMLAAAMGGTMGAGAGGDGAGIGDSPAMDAITQSSPLANDSDMLQMMDSTTTAMMSSSAVTDATTSTAAETMDSSTIAATTENTAATMSTAAASTTSAPAASTEMSSAAPVTSATSAASSEAPAGSSSATTLSIRSSTTPSTPSSSTLSDEIADEGSGGGDEDWVADGPNRRPGPVRGGFDLFGCLRSAFDFTGERRSERQLLKISQSSKDNGAMSEKGRQLYSRCTDRITMPCIVEDFIGMGPLGSPTLPGCEPVHCGSQFCASGVWPCRIESTVTPFYVGVHFGNGALKGSPEDNIGACLRYQQVECM